A genomic region of Mycobacterium senriense contains the following coding sequences:
- a CDS encoding SDR family oxidoreductase produces the protein MTSQDLTGRTAIITGASRGIGLSIAQQLAAAGANVVLTARKQEAADEAAAQVGKQALGVGAHAVDEDAARRCVELTLQRFGSVDILINNAGTNPAYGPLIDQDHARFTKIFDVNLWAPLLWTSLVVRSWMGEHGGTIVNTASIGGMHQSPAMGMYNATKAALIHVTKQLALELSPRIRVNAICPGVVRTRLAEALWKDHEDPLASSIALGRIGEPIDVAAAVAFLVSDAASWITGETMVIDGGLLLGAAQGFQSAPGGGQ, from the coding sequence ATGACCTCACAAGATCTGACCGGCCGCACCGCGATCATCACCGGCGCGTCGCGCGGAATCGGGCTGTCGATCGCCCAGCAGCTGGCGGCCGCGGGGGCCAACGTGGTGCTCACCGCGCGCAAGCAGGAGGCCGCCGACGAGGCCGCCGCCCAGGTGGGGAAGCAGGCCCTCGGGGTGGGCGCCCACGCGGTTGACGAGGACGCGGCGCGCCGCTGCGTCGAGCTCACGCTGCAGCGCTTCGGCAGCGTCGACATCCTGATCAACAACGCCGGAACCAACCCGGCATACGGTCCGCTGATCGACCAGGATCACGCCCGCTTCACCAAGATCTTCGACGTCAACCTGTGGGCACCGCTGCTGTGGACCTCGCTCGTGGTCAGGTCGTGGATGGGTGAGCACGGCGGGACGATCGTCAACACGGCCTCCATCGGCGGCATGCATCAATCGCCGGCGATGGGCATGTACAACGCCACCAAGGCCGCGCTGATCCACGTCACCAAGCAACTGGCGCTGGAACTTTCGCCGCGCATCAGGGTCAATGCGATATGCCCGGGTGTGGTCCGCACCAGGCTCGCCGAGGCGCTGTGGAAGGACCACGAGGACCCGCTGGCGTCGTCGATCGCGCTGGGCCGCATCGGGGAGCCGATCGACGTGGCCGCGGCCGTCGCCTTTCTGGTGTCCGACGCCGCGAGCTGGATCACCGGCGAGACCATGGTGATCGACGGTGGCCTGCTGCTGGGTGCCGCACAGGGATTTCAGTCCGCACCGGGCGGCGGGCAATGA
- a CDS encoding acyl-CoA dehydrogenase family protein: protein MTAVDTTDLDARVQALLDEHDPVTSDPRDFLGAQYDAGLAWVHLPHGFGGLDLPRTAQERVNARLAAAGAPVGGTRKNYIGMGMAAPTIAAFGTDEQKRKFLRPLFTGEQIYCQLFSEPGAGSDLAGVATRAVRDGDDWIVNGQKVWTSQAQHAQMAILVARTDPAVPKHHGLTYFLCDLTQPGVDIRPLRQITGEAEFNEVFLTDVRVPDANRLGPEGGGWRVATTTLNNERVAIGSRAGVPREGGHIGKVTAAWRDEPALRNPAMHDQLMRLWVEAEVLRLAGERLRQQAATGQPGPEGAGMKVAFAKLAQAISGFEIELHGESGLYYDDWTMRRPETVDLVGRGPGYRYLRARGNSIEGGTSEILRNTISERILGLPGEHRVDKDVAWKDLPR, encoded by the coding sequence ATGACCGCCGTCGATACGACCGACCTGGACGCACGGGTGCAGGCCCTGCTCGACGAGCACGACCCGGTGACCAGCGACCCACGCGATTTCCTTGGCGCACAATACGATGCGGGGCTGGCGTGGGTGCATCTACCGCACGGTTTCGGCGGCCTGGATCTGCCGCGCACCGCTCAGGAGCGCGTCAATGCGCGGCTGGCCGCCGCCGGCGCGCCGGTGGGCGGCACCCGCAAGAACTACATCGGCATGGGCATGGCGGCGCCGACGATCGCGGCCTTCGGCACGGACGAACAGAAGCGAAAGTTCCTGCGCCCGTTGTTCACCGGTGAACAGATCTACTGCCAGCTGTTCAGCGAGCCAGGCGCCGGATCCGACCTGGCCGGGGTGGCCACCCGTGCGGTGCGAGACGGCGACGACTGGATTGTCAACGGCCAGAAGGTGTGGACCTCGCAGGCGCAGCACGCGCAAATGGCCATCCTGGTCGCGCGGACCGATCCGGCCGTGCCGAAGCATCACGGTCTGACCTACTTTCTCTGCGACCTGACCCAACCGGGGGTCGATATCCGGCCGCTGCGCCAGATCACCGGCGAGGCGGAATTCAACGAGGTGTTCCTCACCGACGTCCGGGTGCCCGATGCCAATCGGCTCGGCCCGGAGGGCGGCGGCTGGCGGGTCGCGACCACCACGCTCAACAACGAACGCGTCGCCATCGGGTCGCGTGCCGGCGTCCCGCGGGAAGGCGGCCACATCGGCAAGGTCACCGCGGCCTGGCGCGACGAGCCCGCACTGCGCAACCCCGCGATGCACGACCAGTTGATGCGGCTGTGGGTCGAGGCGGAGGTTCTTCGGCTCGCCGGTGAACGGTTGCGGCAACAGGCGGCCACCGGCCAGCCCGGCCCCGAGGGCGCCGGCATGAAGGTGGCTTTCGCCAAACTGGCGCAAGCGATTTCGGGATTCGAGATCGAATTGCACGGCGAATCCGGGTTGTACTACGACGACTGGACCATGCGCAGGCCCGAGACGGTCGACCTGGTCGGTCGCGGGCCCGGCTACCGCTACCTGCGGGCGCGCGGCAACTCGATCGAGGGCGGCACGTCAGAAATCCTGCGCAACACCATCTCCGAGCGCATCCTCGGCCTGCCGGGTGAACATCGTGTCGACAAGGACGTCGCGTGGAAGGACCTGCCGCGATGA
- a CDS encoding class I adenylate-forming enzyme family protein — MPPVIEIPRGHNPFPLTGVSRGCDGIPRYDELPATLLDMLAEQVDARPDAEALVELGADRLTYRQLWDRAARVAGGLRAGGLKPGDRVAVRYPAGIDWALAFWGIVMAGGVVVAVNTRSAQPEVEFVLSDSGAQVDLAPGAALPDGQPYVTEQLGRNDTAALFYTSGTTGHPKGVPTTHEAFLTNTENAIRCLQQPRDLGEAMRTLISVPLFHVTGCNTQLLAAARLGGASVIMPTLNLDAVLTALTAERVSVMVTVPAIYSLLLRHSGFAELDVSNVRWVGYGGAPIAPSLVRSVKDAFGHATVFNGYGMTETASLMTVLPDREAVEHADSVGYAVPSVDLGVIPFGDDPGVGELVARGANVTAGYWNRPEATAGTFADGWLHTGDVVRVDDAGRVHIVDRLKDIINRGGENVSSVEVEAVLLAAPHVADACVLGVPDDIMGEKVGAVLFGGDDEIDVPAVLDHCRGQLADFKVPQYVTVVDRALPRNAGGKLLKARLREQVQWGEPLR; from the coding sequence ATGCCTCCAGTGATCGAAATTCCGCGCGGCCACAACCCGTTCCCGCTGACCGGAGTCTCACGCGGCTGCGATGGCATTCCGCGCTATGACGAGCTGCCCGCCACCCTGCTGGACATGCTCGCCGAACAGGTTGACGCTCGTCCGGACGCCGAAGCCCTGGTCGAGCTGGGCGCGGACCGGCTGACGTACCGGCAGCTCTGGGACCGGGCGGCGCGCGTGGCCGGCGGGCTGCGCGCCGGCGGCCTGAAGCCGGGCGACCGCGTCGCGGTGCGTTATCCCGCCGGAATCGACTGGGCGCTGGCGTTCTGGGGCATCGTGATGGCCGGTGGCGTTGTGGTGGCGGTCAATACGCGATCGGCGCAACCCGAGGTCGAGTTCGTCCTGTCCGACTCCGGTGCGCAGGTGGATCTGGCGCCCGGCGCTGCGCTGCCCGACGGGCAGCCCTACGTCACCGAGCAACTCGGTCGCAACGACACGGCCGCGCTCTTCTACACCTCGGGCACCACCGGCCATCCCAAGGGCGTGCCTACCACGCACGAGGCATTCCTGACCAACACCGAGAACGCGATTCGCTGTCTGCAGCAGCCGCGGGATCTCGGTGAGGCGATGCGCACGCTCATCTCGGTTCCGCTGTTCCATGTGACCGGTTGCAACACGCAGCTGCTGGCCGCGGCCCGGCTCGGCGGAGCCTCGGTCATCATGCCCACGCTCAACCTGGACGCGGTGCTCACCGCGCTGACCGCCGAGCGCGTTTCGGTGATGGTCACCGTCCCGGCGATCTACTCGTTGCTGTTGCGGCACAGCGGTTTTGCCGAACTCGATGTGTCGAACGTGCGGTGGGTGGGCTACGGCGGTGCCCCGATCGCCCCGTCGCTGGTGCGCTCGGTGAAGGACGCGTTCGGCCACGCCACGGTGTTCAACGGCTATGGCATGACGGAGACGGCATCGCTGATGACGGTGCTGCCCGACCGCGAGGCCGTCGAGCACGCCGACTCGGTCGGTTACGCCGTCCCGTCGGTGGACCTCGGGGTAATCCCGTTCGGGGATGATCCCGGAGTGGGTGAGTTGGTGGCGCGGGGCGCCAATGTGACTGCCGGCTACTGGAATCGGCCGGAGGCCACCGCCGGCACCTTCGCGGACGGCTGGCTGCACACCGGTGACGTGGTGCGCGTCGACGACGCCGGCCGGGTGCACATCGTCGACCGGCTCAAGGACATCATCAACCGCGGTGGCGAGAACGTCTCCAGCGTCGAGGTGGAGGCCGTGCTGCTGGCGGCGCCCCACGTGGCTGACGCCTGCGTGCTCGGGGTTCCCGACGACATCATGGGGGAGAAGGTAGGGGCGGTGTTGTTCGGCGGTGACGATGAGATCGACGTGCCCGCGGTGCTCGACCACTGCCGCGGCCAGCTGGCCGACTTCAAAGTGCCGCAATACGTCACGGTGGTCGACCGCGCCCTGCCGCGCAACGCCGGCGGCAAACTGCTCAAGGCCAGGCTCCGCGAGCAGGTCCAATGGGGCGAGCCGCTGCGATGA
- a CDS encoding carboxyl transferase domain-containing protein: MNASLLVANRGEIALRIIRTAIELGMRTVAVYAEDDADSPHVHAADEAIGLPGGGPRAYLDQAAVLAAAKSSGASLIHPGYGFLSENAEFADACAAGGYTFVGPDARVLELLGNKTSARGAAMAAGVPVLPATEGPSSVEDIKAFFAAHAGGIMIKALAGGGGRGMRKVHSADQVDDAYQRCAAEAQLGFGDPALFAEALLTDARHIEVQVVAAPAGHQTHAHAVGDRDCSIQRRYQKLIETAPAQGLSGELRRALHRAAVRLCARVGLRGLATVEFLVTGEEFVFLEVNPRIQVEHTVTEETTGLDLVAVQLAIAGGASFYQLGLASGIASDGMEVIGEPAARRGVAIQLRVNTETFGPDFSVVGSAGTLTAFSPPSGPGVRVDTYGRAGLVISPQYDSLLAKLIVSVHGSSWQAAVRKARTALAEFDIEGVHTNIGFLRALLTDDRIESGWVSTGFLDERLPELARAAQSHEQGPRVAAVELYPGEDALRAQMAGTVVEVAAEGAEYAAGGQLVVLEAMKMQHVLVAPDELRTVRVLVRPGQVVGTGDPLLVFTRTEAAGDDESVSAAMDLDRPRADLDEVVHRHSLTLDEGRQAAVAKRHSRGRRTARENIADLIDPDSFVEYGALAIAAQRSRRSDEDLIANTPADGLVAGLATIGADRFGRAAAQAVVASYDYTVLAGTQGMRNHAKTDRVFDLAARKRLPVVLFAEGGGGRPGDTDVGGAAGLDVPTFRMLAALSGKVPLVSVVSGRCFAGNAALAGVCDVIIATPDANIGMGGPAMIEGGGLGVYPPEAIGPIGVQRRNGVVGLVARDESHAVALAKQYLSYFQGTLSDWTVPDPRLARHVVPQNRLRAYDVHRAIEAIVDVGSVLELRADYGVGIVTALVRVEGVPYGLIANSTDHLGGAIDAEAADKTGDFLTLCESFGLPVISLCDTPGFMVGPDAEIQAAVRRFGRMFVLGARLTVPLGMIILRKGYGLGAMAMAGGSFRAPHFTVAWPTGEIGGMGLEGAVRLGFSKELAAVEDPAERQALFDRLVAAAYEHGKALRAATTFELDDVIDPAASRAWITRLPGG, encoded by the coding sequence ATGAACGCGAGCCTGCTGGTCGCCAACCGCGGCGAGATCGCACTTCGAATCATCCGCACCGCAATCGAATTGGGCATGCGGACGGTCGCGGTCTACGCCGAGGACGATGCGGACAGCCCGCATGTGCACGCGGCCGACGAGGCGATCGGCCTGCCGGGCGGGGGCCCGCGGGCCTACCTGGACCAGGCCGCCGTGCTGGCGGCGGCGAAAAGCTCCGGCGCGAGCCTGATCCACCCCGGTTACGGGTTCCTCAGCGAGAACGCCGAATTCGCCGACGCCTGCGCGGCGGGCGGTTACACATTCGTGGGTCCCGACGCCCGGGTGCTCGAGCTGCTCGGCAACAAGACGTCGGCCCGGGGCGCCGCGATGGCCGCCGGGGTGCCGGTGCTGCCCGCGACCGAGGGACCGAGCAGCGTCGAGGACATCAAGGCATTCTTCGCCGCGCACGCCGGCGGCATCATGATCAAGGCCCTCGCCGGCGGCGGCGGGCGTGGAATGCGCAAGGTGCACAGCGCCGATCAGGTCGACGATGCCTACCAGCGCTGCGCCGCCGAAGCGCAGCTGGGCTTCGGCGACCCCGCGCTGTTCGCCGAGGCGCTGCTGACCGACGCCCGCCACATCGAGGTGCAGGTCGTCGCCGCGCCGGCCGGCCATCAGACGCACGCACACGCCGTCGGCGACCGCGACTGCAGCATCCAGCGGCGCTACCAGAAACTGATCGAAACCGCTCCCGCCCAAGGCCTTTCGGGCGAGCTGCGGCGTGCCCTGCACCGTGCGGCGGTGCGGCTGTGCGCCCGCGTCGGCCTGCGCGGGCTGGCCACCGTCGAATTCCTGGTCACCGGCGAGGAATTCGTCTTCCTCGAGGTCAACCCACGCATCCAGGTCGAGCACACCGTCACCGAGGAAACCACCGGGCTCGACCTGGTGGCCGTCCAGCTGGCCATCGCCGGCGGTGCGTCCTTCTACCAGCTGGGGCTGGCGTCCGGAATCGCCTCCGACGGTATGGAAGTCATCGGCGAGCCGGCCGCTCGCCGCGGCGTCGCCATTCAGCTCAGGGTCAACACGGAGACCTTCGGGCCCGACTTCTCCGTCGTCGGATCGGCGGGCACGCTCACGGCGTTCTCCCCGCCCAGCGGACCCGGCGTGCGCGTCGACACGTACGGCCGGGCGGGACTGGTGATAAGTCCCCAGTACGATTCGCTGCTGGCCAAGCTCATTGTGAGCGTGCACGGCTCATCGTGGCAGGCGGCGGTGCGCAAGGCGCGCACCGCGCTGGCCGAATTCGACATCGAGGGCGTCCACACCAACATCGGATTCCTGCGCGCGCTGCTGACCGATGACCGGATCGAATCCGGTTGGGTGAGCACAGGTTTCCTCGATGAGAGGCTGCCCGAACTGGCCCGGGCCGCGCAGTCTCACGAGCAAGGACCGCGGGTGGCGGCGGTCGAGCTCTATCCCGGCGAGGACGCGCTGCGCGCGCAGATGGCCGGCACCGTGGTCGAGGTGGCGGCCGAGGGAGCCGAATACGCCGCGGGCGGTCAGCTGGTTGTCCTGGAAGCGATGAAAATGCAGCACGTGCTCGTCGCGCCGGACGAGCTGCGAACCGTCCGGGTTCTGGTCAGGCCCGGGCAGGTGGTCGGGACCGGAGACCCGCTGCTGGTCTTCACCCGGACGGAGGCGGCCGGGGACGACGAGTCCGTCTCGGCCGCAATGGATCTCGACCGCCCGCGCGCCGATCTGGACGAGGTCGTGCACCGGCATTCCCTGACCCTGGACGAGGGCCGCCAGGCCGCGGTCGCCAAGCGGCACAGCCGAGGTCGGCGCACCGCGCGGGAGAACATCGCCGACCTCATCGATCCCGACAGCTTCGTCGAATACGGTGCGCTGGCCATTGCGGCGCAGCGCAGCCGCCGCTCCGACGAGGACCTGATCGCCAACACCCCGGCCGACGGACTGGTCGCCGGCCTGGCCACCATCGGCGCGGACCGGTTCGGGCGGGCCGCGGCGCAGGCCGTCGTGGCGTCCTACGACTACACCGTGCTGGCCGGTACGCAGGGCATGCGCAACCACGCCAAGACCGACCGCGTGTTCGACCTCGCCGCGCGAAAGCGGTTGCCGGTTGTGCTGTTCGCCGAGGGCGGCGGGGGCAGGCCGGGGGACACCGACGTCGGCGGTGCCGCCGGGCTGGACGTTCCGACCTTCCGGATGCTGGCGGCACTGAGTGGGAAGGTGCCGCTGGTGTCGGTCGTGTCGGGCCGGTGCTTCGCCGGCAACGCCGCGCTGGCCGGCGTGTGCGACGTGATCATCGCAACACCGGACGCGAACATCGGGATGGGCGGCCCGGCGATGATCGAGGGTGGCGGGCTGGGCGTGTATCCGCCGGAGGCGATCGGGCCGATCGGGGTGCAGCGCCGCAACGGCGTGGTCGGCCTGGTCGCCAGGGACGAGTCGCACGCGGTCGCGCTGGCCAAGCAATACCTCTCGTATTTTCAGGGCACTTTGAGCGACTGGACGGTGCCCGACCCGCGGCTGGCCCGGCATGTGGTGCCGCAGAACCGGTTACGCGCCTACGACGTGCATCGGGCCATCGAGGCGATCGTCGACGTCGGTTCCGTGCTGGAACTGCGGGCGGACTACGGCGTAGGCATCGTCACCGCGCTGGTGCGCGTCGAGGGAGTGCCGTACGGGTTGATCGCCAACAGCACCGACCATTTGGGCGGCGCGATCGATGCCGAGGCGGCCGACAAGACGGGCGACTTCCTCACCCTCTGCGAATCGTTTGGGCTGCCGGTGATCTCGTTGTGCGACACCCCGGGATTCATGGTCGGGCCCGACGCAGAGATCCAGGCGGCGGTTCGCCGGTTCGGCCGGATGTTCGTCCTGGGTGCCCGGCTGACGGTGCCGCTGGGAATGATCATCTTGCGCAAAGGTTATGGGCTCGGCGCGATGGCGATGGCCGGCGGTTCATTCCGCGCGCCGCACTTCACCGTGGCGTGGCCCACGGGCGAGATCGGTGGCATGGGCCTGGAGGGCGCTGTGCGCCTCGGGTTCAGCAAAGAGCTGGCCGCGGTTGAGGATCCCGCCGAGCGGCAGGCCCTGTTCGATCGCCTGGTGGCCGCGGCATACGAGCACGGCAAGGCGCTGCGGGCGGCCACCACGTTCGAACTGGACGACGTCATAGACCCAGCAGCCTCCCGGGCCTGGATCACCAGGCTCCCGGGTGGCTGA
- a CDS encoding PE-PGRS family protein, giving the protein MKPLVVAGAVAAAIAAAPAAAADVYVAGPAANSPAPTHVIFKDDPGGGGCDPNGNCGSGGQFNGPGGGPGGQGCVPGVGCGSGGQNAGPGGIPGGQGCLPGVGCGSGHA; this is encoded by the coding sequence ATGAAACCGCTGGTTGTTGCCGGGGCTGTCGCTGCGGCCATCGCTGCCGCGCCTGCTGCGGCTGCTGATGTCTACGTCGCGGGACCGGCCGCCAACTCCCCCGCGCCTACCCACGTGATCTTCAAGGACGACCCGGGCGGCGGCGGCTGCGACCCCAATGGAAACTGCGGGTCCGGTGGCCAGTTCAACGGTCCCGGCGGCGGTCCGGGCGGCCAGGGCTGCGTGCCGGGCGTCGGCTGCGGCTCCGGCGGGCAGAACGCGGGCCCCGGCGGCATTCCGGGCGGGCAGGGCTGTCTGCCGGGCGTCGGCTGCGGCTCCGGCCACGCATAA
- a CDS encoding thioesterase family protein codes for MTIEDSAIMPEAFFTVDGDSYVPGQMTRGPWGAAMGGQIVGGLLGWGIEQSGIDADLQPARFTVDLLRPALMEPVQIQTSVQREGRRIKLVDGSMVQNGILVARASALFLRRGDHPDGRVWSSPAQMPPLPTSSDGFAAEMPFLIWGYGATLEGSPGIAAGEWAQTHSQKFAWARLFRPMVHGHPLTPFTRLAFVGDITSSLTHWGTGGLRYINADYTVTASRLPDGEFLGLAAQSHYSTAGVATGAATLFDRHGPLGTSSALALAQPADAFKPT; via the coding sequence GTGACGATCGAGGATTCCGCCATCATGCCCGAGGCGTTTTTCACTGTAGACGGCGACTCCTACGTTCCGGGCCAGATGACGCGGGGCCCGTGGGGCGCGGCCATGGGCGGCCAGATCGTCGGCGGCCTGTTGGGTTGGGGCATAGAGCAATCCGGCATCGACGCGGACCTGCAGCCGGCCCGGTTCACCGTCGACCTGTTGCGCCCGGCCCTGATGGAGCCGGTGCAGATCCAGACCTCGGTGCAGCGGGAGGGCCGGCGCATCAAGCTGGTCGACGGCAGCATGGTGCAGAACGGCATCCTCGTCGCACGGGCCAGCGCGCTGTTCCTGCGCCGCGGTGATCATCCCGACGGGCGGGTGTGGTCGTCGCCCGCGCAGATGCCGCCGCTCCCAACGTCCTCGGACGGCTTCGCAGCCGAGATGCCGTTTCTCATCTGGGGGTATGGCGCCACACTGGAAGGCAGCCCCGGAATCGCCGCCGGCGAATGGGCACAGACCCATTCCCAGAAGTTCGCCTGGGCCCGGCTGTTTCGCCCGATGGTGCACGGCCACCCACTCACGCCGTTCACCCGCCTGGCCTTCGTCGGCGACATCACCAGCTCGCTCACCCATTGGGGCACCGGCGGATTGCGCTACATCAACGCCGACTACACCGTCACCGCGAGCCGGTTGCCCGACGGTGAATTTCTCGGTCTGGCCGCCCAGAGCCACTACAGCACAGCCGGGGTCGCCACCGGCGCCGCGACGCTGTTCGACCGGCACGGACCGCTGGGCACCAGCTCGGCGCTGGCGCTGGCCCAACCCGCGGACGCCTTCAAGCCGACCTAG